From Vibrio crassostreae, one genomic window encodes:
- the lolC gene encoding lipoprotein-releasing ABC transporter permease subunit LolC: MFHPISLFVGLRYLKGRSGDRFSRFVSYMSTAGITIGVLSLVTVLSVMNGFEAQLKDRILGVLPQAVVYEQGGTTSLSAQAPNFAEQMSLNGHVEPIVRSEAVIQSPAQLSAGLLIGIEPNSDDPLQNHLIAGRLSSLKAGQYQLFLGHTLARNLKVSMGDKVRLMVTSASQYTPLGRIPSQRNFTVAGIFNTGSDIDAQLMVTDIKDAGRLMRYKSDTISGWRLFFEDPFEVAELSTQPLPEGWLWSDWRDQRGELFQAVRMEKNMMGLMLGLIIGVAAFNIISALIMVVMEKQSEVAILKTQGMTDGQVMGIFMVQGASSGVIGALSGGVLGVALAMNLNTILEAMGVALFSFGGQLPILINPIQIAVVVVLAIALSLIATVFPSYRASSVKPAEALRYE, translated from the coding sequence ATGTTTCATCCTATTTCGTTGTTTGTTGGCCTACGCTATTTGAAAGGCCGTTCAGGTGATCGCTTTAGCCGTTTTGTTTCTTATATGTCGACGGCAGGTATCACCATTGGTGTGCTGTCTTTGGTTACTGTTTTATCGGTAATGAATGGATTCGAAGCGCAGTTAAAAGACCGAATTCTTGGTGTTCTTCCTCAGGCCGTGGTTTATGAGCAAGGCGGCACCACCTCTCTTTCTGCTCAAGCGCCTAATTTTGCAGAGCAAATGTCTCTTAATGGTCACGTTGAGCCGATTGTTCGCAGTGAGGCAGTAATTCAGAGTCCGGCTCAGTTATCTGCAGGGCTGTTAATCGGCATTGAGCCTAATTCAGATGACCCTCTTCAGAACCACTTAATTGCAGGTCGATTGTCTTCACTTAAAGCGGGTCAGTATCAGCTATTTCTTGGTCATACCTTGGCGAGAAATTTGAAGGTGTCTATGGGTGACAAAGTTCGCCTGATGGTGACCAGCGCTAGCCAATACACACCATTAGGTCGTATTCCAAGCCAACGAAATTTCACTGTTGCTGGTATTTTTAATACTGGCTCTGATATCGATGCTCAATTGATGGTGACAGATATTAAAGATGCTGGGCGTTTGATGCGCTACAAATCAGATACCATTTCAGGCTGGAGACTATTTTTTGAAGACCCGTTTGAAGTCGCAGAATTATCGACTCAACCATTACCTGAAGGTTGGTTGTGGAGTGATTGGCGAGACCAACGTGGCGAGCTGTTTCAAGCGGTGCGCATGGAAAAGAATATGATGGGCTTGATGCTTGGTCTTATCATCGGTGTTGCTGCATTTAATATTATTTCCGCGCTTATTATGGTGGTGATGGAGAAGCAGTCTGAAGTCGCGATTCTTAAAACACAAGGCATGACCGATGGTCAAGTCATGGGAATTTTTATGGTTCAAGGTGCAAGTAGTGGCGTGATTGGGGCGCTCTCTGGTGGAGTATTGGGCGTTGCCCTAGCAATGAACCTTAATACTATTTTAGAGGCGATGGGGGTTGCTCTATTCTCATTTGGTGGCCAACTACCAATTTTAATTAACCCAATTCAAATCGCCGTTGTTGTGGTTCTGGCTATCGCACTTAGCTTGATTGCCACTGTATTCCCTTCTTATCGTGCATCGTCTGTGAAACCTGCTGAGGCCCTTCGTTATGAGTAA
- the lolD gene encoding lipoprotein-releasing ABC transporter ATP-binding protein LolD, whose product MSNFLQCNDIRKTYREGSLDTEVLKGVSFEIEKGELVAIIGTSGSGKSTLLHILGALDDASAGSVSFLGQDLASLSSNKQAKLRNQHLGFVYQFHHLLSDFSALENVAMPLLIGGEKPAKAKQEAQLLLDKVGLSHRVDHRPSELSGGERQRVAIARALVNKPALVLADEPTGNLDHNTALSIYDLMRELNREYDTAFLVVTHDGELAGKMDRQLHMQDGLLVNVEKEVS is encoded by the coding sequence ATGAGTAATTTTCTTCAATGTAATGATATCCGTAAAACGTACCGTGAAGGCTCGTTAGATACAGAGGTGCTCAAGGGAGTCAGCTTTGAAATCGAAAAGGGTGAGCTAGTAGCAATCATCGGCACCTCTGGCTCGGGCAAAAGTACCTTACTACATATCTTAGGCGCGCTTGATGATGCCTCTGCAGGCAGTGTGAGTTTTCTTGGTCAGGACTTAGCATCTTTGAGTTCAAATAAGCAAGCGAAGCTTCGCAATCAACATCTCGGTTTTGTTTATCAATTCCACCACCTTCTTTCTGATTTTTCTGCATTAGAAAACGTAGCTATGCCGTTACTTATTGGCGGCGAGAAACCTGCGAAAGCAAAACAAGAAGCTCAACTGTTACTTGATAAAGTTGGGTTAAGCCACCGTGTTGATCACCGACCTTCAGAACTTTCTGGTGGTGAAAGACAGCGTGTGGCAATTGCTCGTGCATTGGTAAACAAACCTGCTTTAGTTTTAGCTGATGAGCCGACTGGTAACCTTGACCACAATACCGCACTGTCAATTTACGACTTAATGCGTGAGCTCAACCGTGAATACGATACTGCTTTCTTGGTGGTAACCCACGATGGTGAACTTGCGGGCAAGATGGACCGTCAACTTCACATGCAAGATGGTTTGTTGGTTAACGTAGAAAAAGAGGTGAGCTAA
- the lolE gene encoding lipoprotein-releasing ABC transporter permease subunit LolE, with the protein MFSSLSLLIGGRFSRAKQRDKMVSFISLSSTIGIAVGVAVIIIGLSAMNGFERELESRVLSVIPHGEFEGVNEPVTRWEHVIEQSEKNDKVMAAAPYVKITALAEKGKELKAIEVRGVDPKREQEVSSLSNFIDKQAWSEFKSGQQQIILGSGVADVLGAKVGDYLTLMIPTVNGSVKVQAPKRVRVKVVGLLTLNGQIDHSLALIPIGDAQVYANLGEAVTGVSLKVTDVLNANSIVREVGNQLDVYVYLRSWQQKFGFLYRDIQLVRTIMYLVMVLVIGVACFNIVSTLMMAVKDRASEIAILRTMGASDGLVKRIFVWQGVFSGVLGSLVGSAIGVLVALNLTTLIKGLEKLVDHQFLSGDIYFVDFLPSQLDMTDVVVVSGTAIVLSLLATWYPASRAAKLNPASVLSSK; encoded by the coding sequence GTGTTTTCTTCTTTATCTCTATTGATAGGCGGTCGGTTTAGCCGAGCGAAACAGCGAGACAAGATGGTGTCGTTCATCTCTTTGTCTTCGACAATCGGCATTGCGGTTGGTGTCGCCGTGATCATTATCGGCTTGTCGGCCATGAATGGTTTTGAGCGTGAGCTTGAATCACGCGTGCTTTCTGTTATTCCACACGGTGAGTTTGAGGGCGTGAACGAGCCAGTAACTCGTTGGGAACATGTAATCGAACAGTCCGAAAAAAACGACAAGGTTATGGCAGCTGCGCCTTATGTAAAAATTACAGCGCTTGCTGAAAAGGGCAAAGAGTTGAAAGCGATCGAAGTGCGCGGCGTTGACCCTAAGCGTGAGCAAGAAGTCTCGAGTTTGTCTAACTTCATCGATAAACAAGCTTGGAGTGAATTTAAGTCGGGGCAACAACAGATCATCTTGGGCTCAGGTGTAGCAGATGTGCTTGGCGCTAAAGTCGGTGATTATCTGACTTTGATGATTCCAACGGTGAATGGTTCTGTGAAGGTTCAGGCGCCAAAACGTGTTCGAGTGAAAGTGGTGGGTTTGCTGACGCTTAATGGTCAGATAGACCACAGCTTGGCTCTAATCCCTATTGGTGATGCTCAAGTCTACGCAAACTTAGGTGAAGCGGTGACTGGAGTCTCTTTAAAAGTGACCGATGTGCTGAACGCGAACTCTATTGTGCGCGAAGTGGGCAATCAGCTTGATGTATACGTGTATCTACGAAGCTGGCAACAGAAGTTTGGCTTCTTGTATCGAGATATCCAATTGGTTCGCACCATCATGTACCTGGTGATGGTACTGGTTATTGGCGTCGCTTGTTTCAATATTGTCTCGACTTTAATGATGGCAGTGAAAGACAGAGCATCAGAGATCGCGATCTTAAGAACCATGGGTGCATCAGATGGTCTAGTAAAGCGCATCTTTGTTTGGCAGGGCGTATTCTCAGGTGTGTTAGGCAGTTTAGTGGGGAGTGCGATAGGTGTGTTGGTGGCACTTAACCTCACTACGCTTATTAAAGGGCTTGAAAAGCTGGTCGATCACCAGTTCTTGTCCGGTGACATTTACTTTGTCGACTTTTTGCCATCACAATTGGATATGACGGATGTTGTTGTTGTGTCCGGTACTGCGATTGTGTTGAGTTTGCTGGCGACATGGTATCCAGCATCACGAGCGGCGAAGTTAAATCCGGCCTCGGTGCTTAGTTCTAAATAA
- a CDS encoding DUF2062 domain-containing protein, whose protein sequence is MPRKFIKRFMPDHELIKRQKALKVFGNVLYNPNLWCLNRRSAAGAFAVGLFMAFVPLPSQMIMSAGLAVACGVNLPLAVALVWISNPVTMPVLFYFAYKVGAFVMHVPPQAFHFELSWDFILAQMSTIGPPFLLGCLICGVVSAMTGYFGIRGLWRYSVVRSWKKRQARY, encoded by the coding sequence ATGCCAAGAAAGTTTATCAAACGATTTATGCCTGACCATGAGTTAATCAAGCGTCAGAAAGCATTGAAAGTTTTTGGCAATGTTTTGTACAACCCCAACTTATGGTGCCTTAATCGTCGCTCTGCGGCTGGCGCGTTCGCTGTTGGGTTATTCATGGCGTTTGTCCCTCTACCAAGTCAAATGATTATGTCTGCAGGCCTTGCCGTCGCATGTGGCGTTAATCTGCCTCTGGCTGTCGCACTTGTTTGGATCAGTAACCCGGTCACCATGCCCGTTCTCTTCTACTTTGCTTATAAAGTCGGGGCGTTTGTTATGCATGTTCCGCCGCAAGCCTTTCACTTCGAGCTGTCTTGGGACTTCATCTTGGCGCAGATGAGCACCATTGGGCCTCCGTTCTTATTGGGTTGTCTGATTTGTGGGGTGGTTTCAGCAATGACTGGCTACTTTGGTATTCGCGGTTTATGGCGTTACTCAGTAGTAAGAAGTTGGAAGAAGCGACAAGCAAGGTACTGA
- a CDS encoding DNA internalization-related competence protein ComEC/Rec2 encodes MFNTWFLISFAATVVSASFWPVMPHWVWAPLMLLLLLASTKYSVFRSARGPVTALILVICLGNAIEIQTSHLFQSGQNTTINASVVSLFSENSHGFESVIVARSISGEKSISPQLIKLRLFTPFKLTLGDDVNLSVSIKPVWGKLNEAGFDLEKYLFSAGVVANATYRADTKYRIHSSTNLRAQWFETSLERLSRLANQDLIMALSFGYRELIHPQRWDLLKSSGLIHLMAISGLHIGIAFGFGYQLGKIFRLLSPSSLWLPTMFGLGLAYFYSWFAGFTLPTLRALVMCVIASYFLWRGQNISLLRYVALSLCVVLLIWPFSVLSSSLWLSFGALGAVLYIALNCQHSSSVSTFFDRVLLLIKIQLILTLLIAPFSMLFFKGVSLVSVFYNLLLLPWVSMVTIPLLFLAMFLSLISESVSSTLELGVIENGFVSQLWKLVDLSLEPLVYSLPFSERFWIQVDNHTIELFVFLILFFGFVGRYLKQALSILLIALFVLWWEFSKPQQEKLTIDILDVGHGLSLVLEKNNQIVVYDLGNAWPGGSVVESLLIPTLNQRGIHELEGVIVSHFDSDHAGGYPALLENYNPKWIRTSQNINQQPQSTTPALPNIQACTLGEVWNWQGIVFEVLWPPKQVKRAYNPHSCVVKISDSNTDFSMLLTGDVELVSEWLLAREGERLRSNVMLVPHHGSDSSSIKSFIEAVSPQLAIASLAKGNQWGMPSASVVERYQEAGSTWLDTGDSGQITITLSKEGWQYHAIREQQGGQWYRQMLRKGVE; translated from the coding sequence TTGTTTAACACTTGGTTCTTGATTTCATTTGCTGCGACAGTTGTGTCTGCCAGCTTCTGGCCTGTGATGCCACATTGGGTTTGGGCACCATTGATGCTGTTGCTACTGCTAGCATCAACAAAGTATAGCGTTTTCCGGAGTGCAAGAGGTCCAGTAACAGCATTGATACTAGTTATCTGCCTAGGGAATGCGATTGAAATACAAACGAGTCACTTATTCCAATCAGGGCAGAATACTACCATAAATGCTTCGGTTGTTAGCCTTTTTAGTGAAAATAGCCACGGTTTTGAAAGCGTAATAGTAGCCAGATCAATTAGCGGCGAAAAATCAATCTCTCCTCAATTGATAAAATTGCGTTTATTCACCCCTTTTAAGTTAACGCTTGGAGATGATGTCAATTTATCTGTGTCCATAAAGCCTGTATGGGGCAAACTCAATGAAGCAGGCTTTGATTTAGAAAAGTACTTGTTTAGTGCAGGCGTGGTTGCCAATGCAACTTACAGGGCCGATACCAAATATCGAATACACTCTAGCACCAACTTGCGAGCCCAATGGTTTGAAACCAGCCTTGAAAGGTTAAGTCGGCTGGCAAACCAAGACCTCATTATGGCTTTAAGCTTTGGGTATCGGGAGCTCATTCATCCTCAGCGGTGGGATTTACTTAAAAGTAGTGGCTTAATTCATTTGATGGCTATCTCGGGACTCCATATCGGGATTGCCTTTGGTTTCGGTTATCAGTTAGGCAAGATATTCAGGTTACTTTCACCTTCATCTCTTTGGCTTCCTACGATGTTCGGGCTCGGCTTGGCCTATTTCTATAGTTGGTTTGCTGGATTCACGCTGCCAACTTTAAGAGCTTTAGTGATGTGCGTCATCGCCAGTTATTTTTTGTGGCGTGGGCAGAATATCAGTTTGCTTCGGTATGTCGCTTTAAGTCTGTGCGTGGTTCTGCTGATTTGGCCGTTTTCAGTCTTGTCGAGCAGTCTTTGGTTATCCTTTGGTGCATTGGGCGCCGTTCTATATATCGCTTTAAATTGTCAGCATTCATCTTCAGTCTCTACATTTTTCGATCGAGTATTGTTGCTCATTAAGATCCAACTGATACTTACACTCCTGATCGCGCCGTTTTCCATGCTGTTTTTCAAAGGGGTCAGTTTAGTCTCTGTTTTCTACAATTTACTTCTTTTGCCTTGGGTATCGATGGTGACGATCCCGCTGTTGTTTCTGGCAATGTTTCTTAGCTTAATATCGGAGTCAGTGTCTAGTACGCTTGAACTCGGAGTGATAGAGAATGGTTTTGTTAGCCAACTGTGGAAGTTGGTCGACTTGTCGCTTGAGCCTCTCGTATATAGCCTTCCTTTCTCTGAGCGATTTTGGATTCAAGTCGATAATCATACAATTGAGTTATTTGTATTCCTTATTTTGTTTTTCGGCTTTGTTGGTCGATACCTCAAGCAAGCACTATCGATATTGCTAATTGCGCTGTTTGTGCTGTGGTGGGAATTCAGCAAACCCCAGCAAGAAAAGCTAACCATCGATATATTGGATGTTGGACACGGGTTGTCTTTAGTGTTGGAAAAGAACAATCAGATTGTTGTTTATGATCTTGGCAATGCGTGGCCAGGAGGCTCGGTTGTTGAGTCTTTGTTGATTCCTACTTTGAATCAGCGGGGGATTCATGAATTAGAAGGCGTGATTGTGAGTCATTTCGATTCTGACCATGCTGGTGGTTATCCGGCGTTGCTTGAAAACTACAACCCTAAGTGGATAAGAACCAGTCAGAATATTAATCAACAACCCCAATCTACCACTCCAGCTCTGCCTAATATTCAAGCATGTACTCTTGGTGAGGTTTGGAACTGGCAAGGTATTGTTTTTGAAGTGTTATGGCCTCCCAAGCAAGTGAAGAGGGCGTACAACCCACATTCGTGCGTGGTCAAGATATCAGACTCAAATACAGATTTCTCGATGTTGCTCACTGGCGATGTTGAACTAGTAAGTGAGTGGTTACTTGCCCGTGAAGGTGAACGGCTTAGGAGTAATGTCATGTTGGTTCCGCATCATGGCAGTGATTCGTCATCGATTAAGTCGTTTATTGAGGCAGTGTCACCTCAGCTGGCGATAGCTTCTCTAGCCAAAGGAAATCAGTGGGGAATGCCAAGTGCGTCTGTTGTTGAACGCTATCAGGAAGCGGGGAGTACTTGGCTAGATACTGGAGACAGCGGACAAATAACCATCACTCTTAGCAAAGAAGGTTGGCAATATCATGCGATTAGAGAACAACAAGGCGGGCAGTGGTATAGGCAGATGCTTCGTAAGGGAGTAGAATAG
- the msbA gene encoding lipid A ABC transporter ATP-binding protein/permease MsbA: MSTQTDETTWVTFKRLWTYIRLYKAGLGVAVIALIINAVSDTYMISLLKPLLDEGFGNAESDFLRTLPLIIFAMMFVRGVSGFVSTYCLSWVSGNVVMEIRRKIFSHFMHMPVSFFDKEQTGALLSRITYDSEQVSAATSKALVSIVREGASIIGLLTLMFWNSWQLSLVLFAVAPLVAWAISIVSKRFRKISKNMQTSMGHVASSAEQMLKGHKVVLTYGGQDLEKHRFDKVSNQMRQQSMKLITAQAAANPIIQMIASVAIVVVLFLASVDSIKAELTAGTFTVVFSAMFGLLRPLKALTNVTSEFQRGMAASTTLFGLMDLDTEQNKGTLKPETVTGDVAVKDVTFTYDGAEKPALDKVSFNIPKGKTVALVGRSGSGKSTIANLFTRFYDVDSGSIELDGHDIRDYELRNLREHFALVSQNVHLFNDTVANNIAYAAEEQYSREQIEHAAKLAHASEFIEGMENGIDTVVGENGASLSGGQRQRIAIARALLRDAPVLILDEATSALDTESERAIQSALEELQKDKTVLVIAHRLSTIEQADEILVVDDGHIVERGAHAELIAHDGAYAQLHRIQFSG; encoded by the coding sequence ATGTCAACACAAACAGATGAAACTACCTGGGTCACATTTAAAAGACTTTGGACTTATATTCGACTTTATAAGGCCGGCCTAGGCGTTGCGGTAATTGCGCTTATTATAAATGCTGTTTCTGATACCTATATGATTTCCTTACTAAAGCCGTTACTTGATGAAGGCTTTGGTAATGCTGAATCTGACTTTTTACGTACACTTCCACTTATTATCTTTGCCATGATGTTCGTTCGTGGTGTCAGTGGTTTTGTTTCAACCTACTGTTTGAGCTGGGTCTCTGGCAATGTGGTTATGGAGATTCGTCGTAAAATATTCAGCCATTTCATGCACATGCCTGTGTCTTTCTTCGATAAAGAACAGACTGGTGCTCTGCTATCCCGAATTACTTACGATTCAGAGCAAGTGTCTGCAGCAACCAGTAAAGCGTTAGTCAGTATTGTCCGTGAAGGTGCAAGTATTATTGGCTTGTTGACGCTGATGTTCTGGAATAGCTGGCAGTTGTCTTTGGTGTTATTCGCTGTAGCACCTCTTGTGGCGTGGGCGATCAGTATCGTATCGAAGCGATTCAGAAAGATCTCTAAGAACATGCAAACCAGCATGGGTCATGTTGCTTCTTCAGCTGAACAAATGCTGAAAGGGCATAAAGTGGTTCTAACTTACGGTGGTCAAGATCTAGAAAAACACCGCTTTGATAAAGTTAGTAACCAAATGCGCCAACAAAGCATGAAGCTAATCACTGCTCAAGCGGCCGCTAACCCAATTATTCAAATGATCGCATCAGTTGCGATTGTTGTTGTTCTATTCCTTGCTAGTGTTGATTCTATTAAAGCCGAGCTCACTGCCGGTACGTTTACCGTTGTCTTCTCTGCAATGTTTGGTTTGTTGCGTCCACTAAAAGCGCTAACTAACGTAACATCTGAATTCCAACGCGGTATGGCAGCAAGTACGACGCTATTTGGTTTGATGGATCTAGATACAGAACAAAACAAAGGCACGTTGAAACCTGAAACCGTAACCGGTGACGTTGCAGTAAAAGATGTGACGTTTACTTATGACGGTGCAGAGAAGCCTGCACTCGATAAGGTGAGTTTCAATATACCGAAAGGTAAAACAGTCGCACTTGTTGGCCGTTCTGGTTCTGGCAAGAGTACCATTGCGAACTTATTTACTCGTTTTTATGACGTAGACTCAGGCTCAATTGAACTTGATGGTCACGATATTCGTGATTATGAGTTGAGAAATTTGCGTGAACACTTTGCTCTCGTTTCCCAAAATGTACATCTATTTAACGATACGGTGGCGAATAACATCGCTTACGCAGCGGAAGAACAGTATTCACGTGAACAGATTGAACACGCGGCTAAGCTTGCTCATGCTAGTGAGTTTATCGAAGGCATGGAAAATGGCATTGATACCGTTGTGGGTGAAAATGGCGCGAGCCTTTCTGGCGGCCAAAGACAGCGTATTGCGATTGCACGTGCTCTATTAAGAGATGCACCTGTTTTGATCCTTGATGAGGCAACGTCTGCACTGGATACTGAGTCAGAGAGAGCAATTCAATCTGCGTTAGAAGAACTGCAGAAAGATAAAACAGTATTAGTTATCGCACACCGACTTTCTACTATTGAGCAAGCCGATGAGATTCTAGTGGTTGATGATGGCCATATTGTAGAAAGGGGGGCACATGCTGAATTAATCGCGCATGATGGCGCCTATGCTCAATTACACCGAATTCAGTTCAGCGGATAA
- the lpxK gene encoding tetraacyldisaccharide 4'-kinase, translating to MIEKIWFNNHPLKYLLWPLLWPLSLLFKMISGQRRDAYLSGKKETYRPPLPVIVVGNITAGGNGKTPVVIWLVEMLQANGFKPGVVSRGYGAKAPSYPLVLDENTLAEHSGDEPRLIRKRTGAPVAVDPVRANAVKALLSEGVNVIITDDGLQHYALERDIEFAVIDGARRFGSECLIPLGPLREPISRLDDVDFLVNNGGKAHGREFSMSLLPSQAVNLKTGQKRSVAELQKLVAFAGIGHPPRFFKTLDDLDGDVVFTQGFADHQDFDKDELHALAKKGMNLIMTEKDAVKCEEYAQDNWWYLPVSAQFDEDSQQQILKRIKEVMEYYGSPST from the coding sequence GTGATCGAAAAGATTTGGTTTAACAACCACCCGTTGAAATATCTTCTCTGGCCGCTGTTGTGGCCACTGAGTTTGCTGTTCAAAATGATCAGTGGCCAACGTCGTGACGCTTATCTATCGGGTAAGAAAGAGACCTACCGTCCGCCATTGCCAGTAATTGTTGTTGGTAATATCACCGCTGGTGGTAATGGTAAAACACCGGTCGTGATTTGGTTGGTTGAGATGCTCCAGGCCAATGGTTTTAAACCTGGTGTCGTTTCTCGTGGTTACGGTGCAAAAGCACCAAGCTATCCGCTGGTTTTGGATGAGAATACGCTAGCAGAACACTCTGGTGATGAACCTCGTTTGATCCGAAAGCGAACAGGAGCTCCTGTTGCGGTCGACCCTGTGCGCGCGAATGCGGTGAAGGCTTTACTGAGCGAAGGGGTGAATGTCATCATCACTGACGACGGCCTTCAGCATTATGCACTTGAACGTGATATTGAATTTGCGGTTATCGACGGTGCGAGACGCTTTGGTAGTGAGTGCCTAATTCCTTTAGGCCCATTAAGGGAGCCTATATCTCGTTTAGATGACGTAGACTTTTTGGTGAATAATGGCGGTAAAGCGCACGGGCGAGAGTTCTCGATGTCTTTGCTTCCAAGCCAAGCCGTTAACCTGAAGACAGGTCAGAAAAGGTCTGTGGCAGAATTACAGAAGCTGGTGGCTTTTGCAGGTATTGGCCATCCACCACGTTTTTTTAAAACATTAGACGATCTTGATGGTGATGTGGTTTTCACACAGGGCTTCGCCGACCATCAAGATTTTGATAAAGATGAACTTCATGCCTTAGCTAAGAAAGGCATGAATCTGATTATGACAGAAAAAGACGCTGTAAAATGCGAAGAATATGCTCAAGATAACTGGTGGTATCTTCCAGTTTCTGCGCAGTTTGATGAAGATTCGCAACAGCAAATTTTAAAAAGAATAAAAGAGGTTATGGAATACTATGGATCACCGTCTACTTGA
- a CDS encoding Trm112 family protein produces MDHRLLEIVACPVCKGKLTFDKDKQELVCKIDRLAYPIKEGIPVLLEPEARTVSMDEGK; encoded by the coding sequence ATGGATCACCGTCTACTTGAGATCGTTGCTTGCCCTGTATGTAAAGGTAAACTAACTTTTGACAAGGATAAGCAAGAGCTTGTTTGTAAAATTGATCGCCTTGCTTACCCAATTAAAGAGGGTATTCCTGTTCTTTTAGAACCTGAAGCTCGCACCGTTTCAATGGATGAGGGTAAGTAA
- the kdsB gene encoding 3-deoxy-manno-octulosonate cytidylyltransferase, with protein sequence MSYTVVIPARYQSSRLPGKPLADIGGKPMIQWVYEQSMKAGADNVIIATDDARVEKAAKAFGATVCMTSPNHESGTERLAEVIEVMKIPDDHIIVNVQGDEPLIPPAIIKQVANNLANSTAPMATLGVEITHVDEVFNPNAVKVVTDKDGYALYFSRATIPWDRDAYANNGTAAESPLLRHIGIYAYRAGFINTYINWEPSTLERIECLEQLRVLWYGEKIHVDVAAEAPAAGVDTPEDLEAVRAIIG encoded by the coding sequence ATGTCTTATACGGTTGTTATACCTGCAAGATACCAATCGAGCCGTTTACCAGGTAAACCTCTGGCTGACATTGGTGGAAAGCCGATGATTCAATGGGTATACGAACAGTCAATGAAGGCAGGTGCTGATAACGTTATTATCGCTACCGACGACGCTCGAGTTGAAAAAGCGGCTAAAGCATTTGGCGCGACCGTTTGTATGACATCACCGAATCATGAATCAGGCACTGAACGCCTAGCTGAAGTGATTGAAGTTATGAAGATTCCTGATGATCATATTATCGTGAATGTTCAAGGTGATGAGCCACTTATCCCACCTGCTATCATTAAACAGGTTGCCAACAATCTTGCGAACAGTACAGCTCCGATGGCAACATTGGGTGTGGAAATCACTCATGTTGATGAAGTGTTTAACCCTAACGCCGTTAAAGTTGTAACCGATAAAGACGGATACGCCTTGTATTTTAGCCGAGCAACCATCCCTTGGGATCGCGATGCTTATGCGAACAACGGTACTGCAGCGGAATCGCCTTTGCTTCGTCATATTGGTATCTATGCTTACCGAGCGGGTTTTATCAATACCTACATCAATTGGGAACCAAGTACCCTAGAACGAATTGAGTGCCTAGAGCAACTACGCGTGCTTTGGTACGGTGAAAAAATCCACGTAGATGTTGCGGCTGAAGCGCCTGCTGCTGGGGTTGACACACCTGAAGACCTAGAAGCGGTTCGAGCTATTATTGGCTAA
- the cmk gene encoding (d)CMP kinase: MPSQSPVITVDGPSGAGKGTLCMLLADKLGFHLLDSGAIYRVLALAAIHHGVDTESEDALVPLATHLDVQFIAEGDLVKVILEGEDVSGELRKEETGMAASKVAALPRVREALLRRQRAFSAAPGLVADGRDMGTVVFPEAEAKIFLDASAEERASRRLKQLQQKGLDVKFDDLLSEIQERDDRDRNRPVAPLRPAEDALVLDSTSMNIEQVVEKALHYIESKLAG; encoded by the coding sequence ATGCCTTCTCAAAGCCCAGTGATTACGGTTGATGGACCAAGTGGTGCAGGTAAAGGTACCCTGTGTATGTTACTAGCAGATAAGCTAGGCTTTCATCTTCTAGATTCAGGCGCGATCTATCGCGTATTGGCTTTAGCTGCAATTCACCATGGTGTGGATACAGAATCAGAAGATGCTTTAGTACCGCTTGCTACACACTTAGACGTGCAGTTTATTGCTGAAGGCGACTTAGTTAAGGTTATCCTAGAAGGTGAAGATGTGTCTGGTGAACTTCGTAAAGAAGAGACTGGCATGGCGGCTTCAAAAGTTGCTGCTTTACCTCGCGTTCGAGAAGCACTGCTTCGTCGTCAACGTGCATTCAGCGCTGCGCCTGGCTTGGTTGCCGATGGCCGTGACATGGGAACGGTTGTGTTTCCTGAAGCTGAAGCGAAAATATTTTTAGATGCAAGTGCTGAAGAGCGTGCGAGTCGCCGCCTTAAACAGTTGCAACAGAAGGGGTTAGATGTTAAATTTGACGACCTTTTGAGCGAGATCCAAGAGCGAGACGACCGAGATCGTAATCGCCCAGTGGCGCCACTTCGCCCTGCAGAGGATGCTCTAGTGCTTGATTCCACCTCAATGAATATTGAGCAGGTAGTAGAAAAAGCACTACACTATATTGAATCGAAACTGGCTGGGTAA